Below is a genomic region from Neurospora crassa OR74A linkage group VII, whole genome shotgun sequence.
CGAACGTGATATCCAACTACACCACAAGGGGATATGATTTAGGAAAATGGGAATTTGACACTAAATCCCTCAAAGCAGGGCAGTGCTGGGTTCTATCTCAGCGCTGGACTATGCTGCCAGGGTTAGGGCCACACTCGGACTGAATTGCACCGACATACGCACGCTAGTAAAATCAAGGGGCGACCTGACCGTGCGCCAAGGGAACAAACAAACAGGTCTGATGGACATCCACTTTTGATGGATCATGGGACTGCAAGGCCCTGACTCGACTTTCTCCATCACGAATCCGGGGCAGACACAAGGGTTCCTTGAACTACCCCAGACTTTTACCAAGTCCTCGTTCCTGAGGGTGCGTATCAATTGTCTCGTTCAGCTAGGTGCTTCTGCGGTTCATCGCTTCATAAGCCATGCAGCAACGGTTTGGTCTTCTTGATTGGCTGACTGTTTCTCGTTTCGCTTGCCTCCTCTAGGGAAATAAAACGAAGAAAAGCGATTGCTACTTAGCTATCGAGACCCGACAAGACACCATGTTCCTTTCGACGAAAATGAACGCCTTCACGCCCTCTTCGCTGGCCCAGCGCAGCCGCCTTCTGCTACGGAATGCCCATGCCTCACCCGCGCTCGGAACCCCAAGAATCTCTAGACAGAGCTACACTACGGGCCAAAAGCCAGCTGGGAAATCCGGAAACTTCAAGGCCACAGGCGAGCAACCTAAGCGGGTTGACCCGAACAGTCCCGAGTACAAGGCCTACCAGAGAACTTGGACAACCGTCATGATCGGGACACCCATCATCCTTGTCTGCTCATATGAGCTCTGGCAAAGGCGTAAGTGCGAAATGCCCGAGTTTGACCCCCTCAAGCCACCAACTAACTGCTCTTGCGTCACCAGTTATTGAGGGCAAGAAGCCTCTTTCTTTAGAACCCAAAGATACGACAGCCCTCACAGAATTGACACCACACTCGGAGAACCCAAGCACAAGAGCATAAGGTATCTGAGTTCTTGTTTGCTTTGACCGTCATCAATACATAATATTTTGGTCATAGTCGCGTTGGCCTTCCTTAACATCGTGTGGCGTTCAACCAAGCCCATGCAGGACTCAATGGCCCTGCTGGCGCCGCGGTGCTAGATACCCGTGCCGTTTCGTTGGTTTACTCCAGATAAAAATCATTCTACAACTGTTCAGTGCAGCCTTCGATACTTGCCCTCCCCCCCAAAAACCGTCTTCGCATCCATCCATGGATGGCTACTGCGGACGCACAGCCGGAAACGAGAAAGACAGGGGAGAGCGTCGACCTTTTTATGCAGGTTCGCAGGATAGCTTGTTGCCGTCAAGAAACTGgcgcctcctcttcccccaaTTTCGCGCCCTAGCTCCCCGCAAACCCACGCTCGAAGCCGGCATGCCGGGTATCATACATAGCGGGCCTCGGATGAAAGCGGCGGGTGGGGTAGCTTCGTTCTTGGGCAAACAAGTGCTTGGGTGCTTTGCCGAGCGGCGCCTCCGAGAGAATGGAGAGTGCTGCACGAGGACGTAGTTGCAGGTACGGCACATGACGATCCTTGCGGCTCCCCTAGACTATCGTCGACTATCCAAGCGAACAAAGAAAAGGCTTTGGGGGTTCGTACCGTCTCATCCGCCTCTCAAGAAATTGGTCACACTCAGCAGGTGTCTAGACTGCTCCGTAATCAGTCATAACTATGGCGTACCTGTATCACATTAATAATGGCTTTGACGAATGGCGACAGTCCAATTGCCTCTCAGCTCTGGCCATCGGCGTTAACTACTTATTACGGCTGCATTTGCAGTCTGGCTCCGCTCGGCTTCGACTGCTCAAGTTAGAGAGAGTCCCTGAGCAACTCCGCCTTCGCAGAGGGTAGTGTAAGAAAGTCATTCTCCATGGGTCTTCTGGCCTTGGCTTGACCCATGTCTTCCTTTAGTGCCAGCCCGTATCGTGGGGTAAACGGAGGCCAGGATCGGGTTGGGGACGTCAGCACTTCTCGACGGCTTCTAGTTGGCTCAGCCAGCGTGTGGAAGGATCCTGGCTGACGTTACATTTGTCACACCAACCTATCCCCGGCCTCTCCAAACGTGTCCAGCTTTAGCGTGCCATTGTTGGTCGGGTTTAACGGTTGCGTACAATGTGCTCCACCGGGTTAACTGATGGTCCTCGGCACATTCAGCGAGCCGCATACTGTACATCTTCATCCAGCAAAATATGTGAAGCTGATAGGTGCTGTCTTTTCGAAAATAAACCCGAATCCCGACGGACTCTCAGTGTCCAATGACGTCCCGCGTTGACAGCCCCCAATTCGACACTGAAAGTCACCATGTCGTATCCATAAGAGTTTGAGAACTCGCAGTGCAAAATTGGAGATAAGGGGGGGAAACTGGGAGCCAACAAGATTGCCATCCCAACCACActaaaagagaagagaaatagAGAGATTCACAGTGGACCTCTCCGCTCTCCCCAGATTCTCCCCCGCGTTCCGACGCGCAAAAAGGGCGGGGTCTTTGCGGTGCCTATTGGAAGCGCTAGTGCCTAAGGGGCAATCCAACGACTTCGAGAACTCCATCAACTATCCAGGTGGGTCTCTTTCGGGGGAAGTTCGATCGCGGACCGAGTGGATAAGGGGGGGAATTTCTTGCCCACACCCAGCCTGAGATGCGGAGAAGCCAGGGGCCCAAGTTCGTCTCTCTTGGTCACGGCTCTTGCTAACGGGCATAACATGGCAGCAAATCGTGGCAGAGGCTGATCATTGTTTAACTGGACCATGGATGACGCTGTTCTCCATGGCTGCCAGTAGACGTTGTTCGTGTTCCTCCAGCCACTCGACGAGATTTTACAACTTTCATCTCCTTGACAACTCATCCTACTTTACGGCGGTAACCAGACGCTTCACCGACCCAGTGTTCCTTTCCAGCCGTTTCACCTGAACTCGTCTTTGATCTTCGTCCGGCTCCCGCACCTCAACTTAGACACTCCCCATGTCCACCCTGCATCGAAACGACAGATCTCCCTCCGCGGGAGTTAGCGAATCCTCAAGTCCTGACTTTATATCACATACCCCAAGGTCCTCGAACAAACAACAAGTGCGTCACCGGGCCTCAGTTGCCTGTGCTTCCTGCCGGGAACGGCGGATACGTTGTGTAGTGCCCGAAGGAGAGTCCGGGTGCACACAGTGTAAGAAGACCGGAGCGGAGTGTATCATAAGAAACGATGACGAGAGGCGAAGGTGTGTACCAGGACCGACATGATACCGCAATTTGACATATCTGACACTTCAAGAGGCCTATATCCAAAGCATACATGTCATCCTTGTCCAACCGAATTGCTCTATTGGAGAAGATGCTGAGAGAAAGAGGTGTCGCCCCTCCTCCAGCCGTCCATCCTCCAAAGACGAGACAAGAAGCGAAAGAAATGCAGGAACACGAAAGACAGGATGTTCGGTTCTGCGAAGACTTTGAGACTCCTGGCCCGAATCAGGCCAATTCCTCCATGGTCGCAGATTACCCCTCGCCACCGAAATTCAGCGCGGAAGAAGTACAAACAGATCCTATCGATGACAATAAACAAACACCCAAAGCTCCAAGCTATGACTCTACACTTTTTCCAGAGTTCGCCTCCCCATGGAAGGGAGATGTACGCCAATTCTTGGGTGTAAAGAGCAGGTTCTCTGTCATGTCAGGGAGGCTGCAGTACTTTGGTTTTACGGCGAGTAGCCACGTCCACGCCCAAAACACCTCGCAGCCCAGCCCACCAGGGACGATAGATCACGTAAGCCGTGTCGAGCGTGTCATCAAAATTCTTGGCCCATCCACTCATGACCACCTTATGAGCTGCTTCTGGAGCCATTACAACCCCGCGGTTCAAGTCGTGGACCGTGAAATATTCGAGTTAGGCCGAAAGAGCCAGAACCCGAGGCATTACTCGGTATTCCTTCATATCACGATGCTTGCTGCCGGGTACCGATTTGCGGAGCGAAACAGAGAAGATGTGAAAAGGTTGATGCTCGGGAGCTGGGAGAGTACGTTCCATCGGGAGTCCAAGTCCATGTTGGATGCTGAACTGGAGAGGCCAGGCGGCATACCGAGCATCCAGGcgctcctcatcctcgcAGACCTCGAATTTGCCGCTGGCAGGGACGCAACCGGCTGGCTATATTCTGGTATGGCAAACCGATTGGCTATCGACATCGGACTGCACGTAAACGTGCCGGTCAGCGACAGCGAGGCTCTCAGGGCTGAGGACCCACTACGTCGGCGGGTCATGACGGCGTGTGTCTTGTTCGACAGATACTGGGCGCTTTTACTCGGCCGTTCCCCAAGCATCCGGAATCGCGACATTGGCATAGAGCTGGGGCTGAAGCCAAGGAAGGGCCCAGCCATGCCGACTGCATCACCCACGACCTCTTTTGATATGGTGACGTCTCAATCACCGGAGATTTCCCTTCACCAACATCTCCTCGAGCTCATGAGCATAGCGGCCAAGATTCTGGAGATGCAGAACCAACACGAATATACCGAGTTGTTGTTTGCAAACAACAAGGCAGGAGAGGAGGCCTACCAACGATTGTTTGCGCTGGACAGAAAACTGCAAGCGTGGTACCGCCGCTTACCGGACTTTTTGGCCTGGAACCCCACCAACGTTCAAGCAGCGCCTGTTGGTTTCTTTATGCTCCATCAACAATTCCATACGTGCATGATTCTGCTCCACAGGCCTTGGGCTATATACGGTGATGAGGACGGACCAAATTCTACCAGGTCATATGGTCAGTCCGACGGGTCGCTCCCGGGCATCAGCCATCACCATAGAGTTGCCATTGCCCGCCGTATGTGTACCCAGCATGCCATCCGCGTCGCCCGTATCTTCTGGCACCACCGTCTCCGGTTCGACGGCAGGCGGCTACCCATCTTCGCTATCCAGCAGGCGGGCACGTCAGCGATTGCTCTGATGGCAGCCCTCGCGAACCGGACTGCTGAGCTTGACCAGCAGAGCAACCTACGATACCTGCAGGTTTTGTCGGCGGCGATATACGACATGTGCTATATCTACCAGCCGGCAGCGAGGATGTACCGCCTGCTAAAATCGATGTTGGTAGACATCCGCAACGAGGTTGTCACCGGCGTAAGCTATCCTCACGCTCCGTCGAAGACGTCGCCAGAGGTGACAGCATCGGCGCCTTCTCCGTTCCTTCAGTACACCCATCAGAGAAGCTACAGTACTCCTAATGTCGGCCTGAACTTTGGCGCCCCCGACTGGGCTACCCGCGGCTCGATTCCCAGTAGCGGCGGAGACACCCGTGGCTACCCGCAATTTTCTGGTCGGCAACAACCGGTGAATGATTTGTTTGAGGAGCACGGACATGCTCCTCCAAAGAGACAGAGGTGCAATGGCCCGAGCCGAAGGGCATCCGATCTTGGTGGTTGTCTTCCTCCTTCACTTTTCAATATCGGTGGTTTTGGTGGCACTTCGTCATATCCTACACCACCATTGACTTCTCCTAGGGATTCCGGGGATGTTCAGGCCAAAGACGATAACATGCCGATTCCGGACACGTACACTGACAACAACGCGCTCTTTGATTTTGTATTTTTGGAAGCAACGGCGCTTGACACGGTAATGGAGGAGCCGAGTGAGGAGCAGCAACAAGGAGTAGAGGAGTCGAATCAAGAGGATGCCGAAACAGACTCTGTTTCCAGAGCTGCTAGCACGCCAACTGTGTCTTCTCACAGCCACAAGGAGGGCAGCGACACGGCAGAAGCGACTGCAGATAATCTTCTTGCTTCGGGCACTGATACCAACAAGACCTCCAGCGAGGATAGCCCAGATTCGGGAGCGCCAAAGAACGATCCGGGTAAGGCCTCCTCTGAAGCCACTCAGGATTCCAAAGTCTCAATCTCTGCCCCGGCACCATTCATAGCATCAGCTCAGGGAGAGGATT
It encodes:
- the col-25 gene encoding fungal specific transcription factor, which produces MSTLHRNDRSPSAGVSESSSPDFISHTPRSSNKQQVRHRASVACASCRERRIRCVVPEGESGCTQCKKTGAECIIRNDDERRRPISKAYMSSLSNRIALLEKMLRERGVAPPPAVHPPKTRQEAKEMQEHERQDVRFCEDFETPGPNQANSSMVADYPSPPKFSAEEVQTDPIDDNKQTPKAPSYDSTLFPEFASPWKGDVRQFLGVKSRFSVMSGRLQYFGFTASSHVHAQNTSQPSPPGTIDHVSRVERVIKILGPSTHDHLMSCFWSHYNPAVQVVDREIFELGRKSQNPRHYSVFLHITMLAAGYRFAERNREDVKRLMLGSWESTFHRESKSMLDAELERPGGIPSIQALLILADLEFAAGRDATGWLYSGMANRLAIDIGLHVNVPVSDSEALRAEDPLRRRVMTACVLFDRYWALLLGRSPSIRNRDIGIELGLKPRKGPAMPTASPTTSFDMVTSQSPEISLHQHLLELMSIAAKILEMQNQHEYTELLFANNKAGEEAYQRLFALDRKLQAWYRRLPDFLAWNPTNVQAAPVGFFMLHQQFHTCMILLHRPWAIYGDEDGPNSTRSYGQSDGSLPGISHHHRVAIARRMCTQHAIRVARIFWHHRLRFDGRRLPIFAIQQAGTSAIALMAALANRTAELDQQSNLRYLQVLSAAIYDMCYIYQPAARMYRLLKSMLVDIRNEVVTGVSYPHAPSKTSPEVTASAPSPFLQYTHQRSYSTPNVGLNFGAPDWATRGSIPSSGGDTRGYPQFSGRQQPVNDLFEEHGHAPPKRQRCNGPSRRASDLGGCLPPSLFNIGGFGGTSSYPTPPLTSPRDSGDVQAKDDNMPIPDTYTDNNALFDFVFLEATALDTVMEEPSEEQQQGVEESNQEDAETDSVSRAASTPTVSSHSHKEGSDTAEATADNLLASGTDTNKTSSEDSPDSGAPKNDPGKASSEATQDSKVSISAPAPFIASAQGEDSDSNIIKEWLAEPSPPIAVTSNASKTINPAALTSMTNTTMATTSHHHLARFQQITHAHHGEQQSPNVAPYKRDARVTKQDHPDLFPKFDKSAIIDALVSAAGINFDLSLCREVDVEDDGNYDHEHDDVDVVNEHDFVRENQGGAAGGGKDGCAKGGGEGPTGGGSAGYGVSLSDLLGSMGGGGGHRGNKRRIKEVEGSYGAGLGCGYATATSAPKLARNVELDYLRF